One genomic window of Caldibacillus debilis DSM 16016 includes the following:
- a CDS encoding ABC transporter ATP-binding protein: MRIELKNIYKSFDKKTNTIENLNLTVEDGEFTALLGPSGCGKTTTMLMIAGIYKPDAGEIRFNGQNVNALEPKDRNIGMVFQSYALYPHMTVLENIAFPLKQKKVPKKERIERAKKAAEMVKLDGLLDRRPGELSGGQQQRVALARAIVKQPKVLLLDEPLSNLDARLKIEMRAEIARIQKELGITTILVTHDQEEAMTLADRIAVMKDGRIIQYDTPAELYKNPKNYFVAQFIGTPPMNFIKGRIADQQLQIAGKSYFLNRSEFDLTEDREVIAGVRPHEIQFGRGGDIRMKGTVELVETVGYAKIVNVKVEEEHFRFFANTATSFLYGSEIEFSFPSASLHLFDARTGASLKREAGKEKELEAIGL; the protein is encoded by the coding sequence ATGAGAATCGAGCTGAAAAACATTTATAAATCCTTCGATAAAAAGACGAATACGATCGAGAATCTCAATTTGACCGTGGAAGACGGGGAATTCACCGCCCTCCTCGGCCCGAGCGGCTGCGGAAAGACGACCACGATGCTCATGATCGCCGGCATCTACAAGCCGGATGCGGGAGAGATCCGCTTTAACGGGCAAAACGTCAATGCCCTGGAGCCGAAGGACCGCAATATCGGGATGGTCTTCCAAAGCTATGCCCTGTATCCCCATATGACCGTCTTGGAAAACATCGCCTTCCCGCTGAAGCAGAAGAAGGTGCCGAAGAAGGAACGGATCGAGCGGGCGAAAAAGGCGGCGGAAATGGTCAAACTGGACGGCTTGCTCGACAGGAGGCCGGGCGAATTGTCCGGCGGCCAACAGCAAAGGGTGGCCTTGGCCCGGGCGATCGTCAAACAGCCGAAGGTGCTTCTCCTGGACGAACCCCTTTCCAATCTCGACGCCCGCCTGAAGATCGAGATGCGGGCGGAAATCGCCCGGATTCAAAAGGAATTGGGCATCACGACCATCTTGGTCACCCACGACCAGGAGGAAGCGATGACGCTGGCGGACCGGATCGCCGTGATGAAGGACGGCCGCATCATCCAATACGATACGCCCGCGGAACTGTACAAAAACCCGAAAAATTATTTCGTCGCCCAATTTATCGGAACCCCGCCGATGAATTTCATCAAAGGGAGGATCGCCGACCAGCAATTGCAGATCGCCGGAAAAAGCTATTTCTTGAACCGTTCCGAATTCGATTTGACGGAAGACAGGGAAGTGATCGCCGGCGTTCGTCCCCACGAGATCCAATTCGGCCGCGGCGGGGACATCCGCATGAAGGGGACGGTGGAATTGGTGGAAACGGTCGGCTATGCGAAAATCGTCAATGTGAAAGTGGAGGAAGAGCACTTCCGGTTCTTCGCCAACACGGCCACTTCCTTCCTTTACGGTTCGGAAATTGAATTTTCCTTCCCTTCCGCCTCGCTCCATCTTTTCGACGCCCGCACCGGGGCCAGCTTGAAAAGGGAAGCCGGGAAGGAGAAGGAACTGGAAGCCATCGGCCTCTGA
- a CDS encoding sugar ABC transporter substrate-binding protein, translating into MKRKLAAILALFFAVSLVLAGCGKKSAGNSSDGEVVTIVAQTAAPETTRVENLVKAAEKLNEELEKEGKKTRVEVKTKVFEGSWDEYAKQFMLAFKAKKEPDIYATGHENIGWLADGNYIIPLDDLKDSEAYSDVFPALWDAVTYKGKIWGALQDTEARPVFYHKDALRKLGWSEEEINSLPEKVKNGEFTLADMIRTAEEAVQKGAVQYGIIHRPVDGPDFQALAYDFGTKIYDPDENKIVLDKTGVKKQLQFYADIAAKKLIPENLTQMEWNSVHRTVVNGKALFYFGGIWNVFNWGEDAFHDKLGKVTPEWVNENFGMMLIPAAEKGGKPVTLSHPFVYTVSAHTEHPDLVKRLLELVQDPELQTNHNVKTYHLPVTKAASEDPEFKKNVTLGNVTYMLDYTTFLPNHEGFPKYSKALFDAIQAVELGKKTVDKALRDMEVQLKNDLGDQLTILE; encoded by the coding sequence ATGAAGAGAAAACTTGCAGCCATTCTTGCCCTGTTTTTCGCGGTTTCTTTGGTTCTTGCGGGTTGCGGGAAGAAAAGCGCCGGGAACAGCTCCGACGGCGAAGTGGTGACGATCGTGGCCCAGACGGCCGCGCCGGAAACGACCCGGGTGGAAAATTTGGTGAAAGCGGCGGAAAAATTGAATGAGGAATTGGAGAAAGAAGGCAAGAAAACCCGCGTGGAAGTAAAGACGAAAGTGTTTGAAGGCAGCTGGGACGAGTATGCCAAACAATTCATGCTCGCCTTCAAGGCGAAAAAGGAACCGGACATTTACGCGACGGGACATGAAAATATCGGATGGCTGGCGGACGGAAACTACATTATCCCGCTGGACGACTTGAAGGATTCCGAAGCCTATTCCGACGTATTCCCCGCCCTTTGGGACGCGGTTACCTATAAGGGGAAAATCTGGGGGGCTTTGCAGGATACGGAAGCCCGGCCCGTGTTCTACCATAAGGATGCTTTAAGGAAATTGGGCTGGAGCGAGGAAGAGATCAACAGCCTTCCGGAAAAGGTGAAAAACGGGGAATTCACCCTTGCGGATATGATCCGTACGGCTGAAGAAGCGGTGCAAAAGGGAGCCGTTCAGTACGGCATCATTCACCGACCGGTGGATGGACCGGACTTCCAAGCCTTGGCCTACGATTTCGGAACGAAGATTTACGACCCGGATGAAAATAAAATTGTCCTGGACAAAACAGGCGTGAAAAAACAATTGCAATTCTACGCGGATATCGCCGCCAAAAAGCTGATCCCGGAAAACCTCACCCAAATGGAGTGGAACAGCGTCCACCGGACGGTCGTCAACGGAAAAGCCCTGTTTTATTTCGGGGGCATTTGGAACGTGTTTAACTGGGGCGAAGACGCATTCCACGACAAGCTCGGGAAAGTCACCCCGGAATGGGTAAACGAAAATTTCGGGATGATGTTGATTCCGGCCGCGGAAAAGGGCGGAAAACCGGTTACTTTGTCCCATCCCTTCGTATACACCGTGTCGGCCCACACGGAACATCCCGATCTGGTGAAACGGCTCTTGGAACTCGTCCAAGATCCGGAACTGCAAACGAACCATAACGTAAAAACCTATCACCTGCCCGTGACCAAGGCGGCTAGCGAAGATCCGGAATTCAAGAAAAACGTCACGTTGGGAAATGTGACGTACATGCTCGATTACACCACTTTCCTTCCCAACCACGAAGGGTTCCCGAAATATTCCAAAGCCTTGTTTGATGCCATTCAGGCGGTCGAATTGGGGAAAAAGACCGTCGATAAGGCCTTGAGGGATATGGAAGTCCAGTTGAAAAACGACTTGGGCGACCAATTGACGATCCTCGAATGA
- a CDS encoding ROK family glucokinase, which yields MEKPYILGVDLGGTAVKLAILSRDGGMVEKWSIATDKTNGGENIVPQIAASFFEKCSELHLSREQFIGVGMGAPGPVVDESVVTRAVNVGWVNYPLKEKLMAAIGLPAFIGNDANCAAAGELWIGAAKGMKNVICLTLGTGVGGGVIVDGKIVEGITGGAGEIGHMTVQMDGGELCSCGKRGCLETIASGKGAIRLAMERLKDPGVSSGLRRIYEENQAVTAKDVFDQAAEGDPVAREIVEEIVRYLGYGIGALCSIFNPEAIVIGGGLSNAGKTLIDPLHKYVEQFAFPATAKDTKILLAKLGNDAGVIGAGYLVAQHFNEPIEM from the coding sequence ATGGAAAAACCGTACATATTGGGCGTCGATCTCGGCGGAACGGCGGTGAAACTGGCCATTCTCAGCCGGGACGGCGGGATGGTTGAAAAATGGAGCATCGCAACCGACAAGACAAACGGGGGCGAAAATATCGTTCCGCAAATTGCCGCCTCTTTTTTTGAAAAATGTTCGGAACTCCATTTGTCCCGCGAGCAATTCATCGGCGTCGGCATGGGCGCTCCTGGACCGGTCGTCGATGAAAGCGTTGTCACCAGGGCCGTCAACGTCGGCTGGGTCAATTACCCGTTGAAGGAAAAATTGATGGCGGCCATCGGCTTGCCCGCCTTCATCGGAAATGACGCCAACTGCGCCGCTGCGGGAGAACTGTGGATCGGCGCGGCGAAGGGAATGAAAAACGTGATCTGCCTGACCCTCGGAACCGGAGTCGGCGGCGGCGTCATCGTCGACGGGAAAATCGTCGAAGGGATCACCGGAGGGGCCGGCGAAATCGGCCACATGACGGTACAGATGGACGGGGGAGAACTTTGCAGCTGCGGAAAGAGAGGATGTCTGGAAACGATCGCTTCGGGGAAGGGCGCCATCAGGCTGGCGATGGAAAGGCTGAAAGACCCCGGCGTCAGCTCCGGACTGCGCCGCATTTACGAAGAAAATCAAGCCGTGACGGCGAAGGACGTCTTTGACCAGGCGGCGGAAGGGGATCCCGTCGCCCGGGAGATCGTGGAAGAGATCGTCCGCTATCTTGGCTACGGGATCGGAGCCTTGTGCTCCATATTTAACCCGGAGGCGATCGTCATCGGGGGAGGCCTTTCCAACGCAGGGAAGACGTTGATCGATCCTTTGCATAAATATGTGGAACAATTCGCCTTCCCGGCGACGGCGAAGGATACGAAGATCCTCTTGGCCAAGCTGGGCAACGACGCAGGGGTGATCGGCGCGGGATATTTGGTCGCCCAACATTTCAATGAGCCGATCGAGATGTGA
- a CDS encoding LTA synthase family protein, which translates to MATVKERMVSFAKAAKGTKFSMILLAVFLLWAKTHLAYHTAFSSMKIDNQMQAFILLINPFSFLLVIFGFALFLKGGGRNLYLFLCDLLLTVFLYANIVFYRFFNDFITLPLLFQSNNFGDLDASILSEMKPADLLYFADLPLWAYIFIKKPAFSLARPFTKLDRRVYCLITAAVIFFNLGLAETERPELLTRTFDREMLVKLIGPYNYALYDIYLQSKTTALRAMADGSELSEIENYVRANKARPSDLFGAAKGKNVILISLESTQSFVIDNRVYGQEITPFLNDFIRESYYFDNFYHQTGQGKTSDAEFLIDNSLYPLGRGAVFFTHAGNEYRALPEILNEKGYFTAALHANNKSFWNRDIMYETLGYQRFYHMDDYEVTEENSVGWGLKDIPFFEQSVGHLKSMPQPFYAKLITLTNHHPFELDESDRLIEPYQSASKTLNQYFLTVRYEDEALKVFIEKLKEEGLYDNSVIIMYGDHYGISPNHNEAMGEYLGKEITPFENAQLQRVPLIIHIPGHKGKVISTVGGQIDLKPTILHLLGIETDDDIGFGQDLFSPERREFAVFRDGSVVAKDYLWTAGTCYDKESGEETEERYCAPFRERGAEELKYSDRIIYGDLLRFYAKDGKD; encoded by the coding sequence ATGGCAACCGTCAAGGAAAGGATGGTTTCTTTTGCAAAAGCGGCAAAGGGAACCAAGTTTTCGATGATTTTGCTCGCTGTTTTCCTGCTTTGGGCGAAAACGCACCTCGCCTATCATACGGCTTTTTCCTCGATGAAAATTGACAATCAAATGCAGGCGTTTATCCTTCTCATCAATCCCTTCAGCTTTCTTCTGGTCATTTTCGGCTTTGCCCTGTTCCTGAAGGGAGGCGGCCGGAACCTCTATCTTTTCCTGTGTGATTTGCTGTTGACCGTTTTTCTGTACGCGAATATCGTTTTTTACCGCTTTTTCAATGATTTCATCACGTTGCCGCTTTTGTTCCAATCCAATAATTTCGGCGATCTGGATGCAAGCATCCTTTCCGAGATGAAACCGGCGGACCTGCTCTATTTCGCCGATCTCCCGTTATGGGCCTACATTTTCATCAAAAAGCCGGCCTTTTCCCTGGCCAGGCCCTTCACGAAACTGGACAGGAGGGTGTACTGCCTCATAACGGCGGCCGTCATCTTTTTCAATTTAGGTTTGGCGGAAACGGAAAGGCCGGAACTGTTGACGAGGACCTTCGACCGGGAAATGCTGGTGAAGTTGATCGGCCCGTACAACTATGCCTTGTATGACATCTACCTGCAGTCGAAGACGACCGCCCTCCGGGCGATGGCGGACGGCAGCGAGCTCTCGGAGATTGAAAACTATGTCCGGGCCAACAAGGCCAGGCCGTCCGATTTATTCGGGGCGGCGAAGGGAAAAAACGTCATCCTGATTTCCCTGGAATCCACCCAAAGCTTTGTCATCGACAACAGGGTATACGGCCAGGAAATTACGCCGTTTTTAAACGATTTTATCCGGGAAAGCTACTATTTTGACAATTTTTATCACCAGACCGGCCAGGGAAAAACATCCGATGCGGAATTTCTCATCGACAACTCCCTCTATCCCCTGGGCAGGGGAGCGGTCTTTTTCACCCACGCCGGAAACGAATACCGGGCGCTGCCGGAAATTTTAAACGAAAAGGGCTATTTTACCGCCGCGCTCCACGCCAACAACAAAAGCTTTTGGAACCGGGACATCATGTATGAAACATTGGGCTATCAAAGGTTTTACCATATGGACGACTACGAGGTGACGGAAGAAAACTCCGTCGGCTGGGGGCTGAAAGACATCCCCTTTTTTGAACAATCGGTCGGCCATTTGAAATCGATGCCGCAGCCATTTTATGCGAAACTGATCACGTTGACGAACCACCATCCCTTCGAACTGGATGAATCCGATCGGCTGATCGAACCGTACCAATCCGCAAGCAAAACCCTGAACCAATATTTTCTGACGGTCCGTTACGAGGACGAGGCCCTGAAGGTTTTTATCGAGAAGCTGAAGGAAGAAGGGCTTTACGACAATTCCGTCATCATCATGTACGGGGACCATTACGGCATCTCCCCGAATCACAACGAAGCGATGGGGGAATATTTGGGAAAGGAGATCACCCCCTTCGAAAACGCCCAGCTGCAACGGGTTCCTCTGATCATCCATATCCCCGGGCATAAAGGAAAGGTCATATCCACCGTCGGCGGCCAAATCGATTTGAAGCCGACGATCCTCCATTTGCTCGGGATCGAAACGGATGACGATATCGGATTCGGCCAGGACCTGTTTTCCCCGGAAAGAAGGGAATTTGCCGTCTTCCGCGACGGCAGCGTGGTCGCCAAGGATTACCTTTGGACCGCGGGAACATGTTATGACAAGGAAAGCGGCGAGGAAACGGAAGAAAGGTATTGCGCGCCTTTCCGGGAAAGGGGAGCCGAAGAATTAAAGTATTCGGACCGGATCATTTACGGCGATTTGCTGCGCTTCTATGCAAAGGACGGAAAGGATTAA
- a CDS encoding carbohydrate ABC transporter permease translates to MEMTGHPVSQPVFTAAERWKKRLPYVIAYGVLALTTLPVIFMYAWLILRSFSDKMVYGIIPVDFSLENWRFLWSNIDQRGSELPSIWTATRNSFLFAGTLTVLEVMIGTMAGYAMSRMEFPGRQSLLKVTLLLHAFPSVSLLIAVFYILNFMGLYDSIFGVVLVKTALQIPMTAWIVKGFFDDVPWDLEWAGLIDGCGRLKVWFSIVLPYIRPGIAAVSIFSFLSGWSEFLLLYTFVISDENITLASYLQRLISDPNTVNYGLLSAVSLFYMIPVLLFFIFTQKSLMQMSVGGGKYV, encoded by the coding sequence ATGGAGATGACAGGACATCCTGTGAGCCAGCCCGTCTTTACCGCCGCGGAGAGGTGGAAAAAACGGCTCCCTTACGTGATCGCTTACGGGGTATTGGCTTTGACCACCCTGCCGGTGATTTTCATGTACGCCTGGCTGATTCTCCGTTCCTTTTCCGACAAGATGGTCTACGGGATCATTCCCGTTGACTTTTCCCTGGAAAATTGGCGGTTTTTGTGGAGCAATATCGACCAAAGGGGAAGCGAACTGCCGAGCATTTGGACGGCCACGAGGAATTCCTTTCTCTTCGCCGGAACGTTGACGGTTTTGGAGGTCATGATCGGCACGATGGCGGGTTACGCCATGTCCCGGATGGAATTCCCGGGAAGGCAGTCCCTCTTGAAAGTGACGCTGCTTCTTCACGCCTTCCCCAGCGTTTCTTTGTTGATCGCCGTGTTCTATATATTGAATTTTATGGGTTTGTATGATTCCATCTTCGGCGTCGTTTTGGTGAAAACGGCCTTGCAAATCCCGATGACGGCCTGGATTGTCAAAGGATTTTTCGACGATGTCCCGTGGGATTTGGAATGGGCGGGCCTGATCGACGGCTGCGGGCGGCTGAAAGTGTGGTTCTCGATCGTCCTTCCCTACATCCGGCCGGGGATCGCCGCCGTCAGCATCTTTTCCTTCCTGTCCGGCTGGTCGGAGTTCCTGCTTCTCTACACCTTTGTCATCAGCGATGAAAACATCACGTTGGCCTCCTACCTGCAGCGTCTGATCAGCGACCCGAACACGGTGAATTACGGATTGCTGAGTGCCGTTTCCCTGTTTTACATGATCCCGGTGCTCCTGTTTTTCATCTTCACCCAAAAATCCCTGATGCAAATGAGCGTGGGAGGTGGAAAATACGTATGA
- a CDS encoding M14 family metallopeptidase, with protein MKVKVRPGDTLWLYSRLFRIPLPLLEDANKHADPDRLPVGEEIHIPGFIPEEHAIQKGDTYWEIARRLNISPGALALLNPEHHPDHLPEGGRIRLPKRVVRPIVTDPGQYDFARLQKDLRRIEEVYPFISVETVGSSVLARPLLEIRTGRGERTIHFNAAFHANEWITVPVLMRMFNEFLLALTNGNPLCGIFVLPLYENNVLSIVPMVNPDGVDLVINGPPEKVREQVVRLNGGSTDFSGWKANIRGVDLNDQFPANWKIEKEKRAQCPGPRDYPGEAPLTEPEASSMGRLTRERDFARVFALHTQGKEFYWGYEGLEPPESEALAKEFARVSGYKSVRYVDSHAGYKDWFVQEFRRPGFTFELGSGVNPLPICQFPEMVEEMIGVFLSALHQ; from the coding sequence ATGAAAGTGAAGGTCCGCCCGGGCGATACATTGTGGCTTTACAGCCGTTTGTTCCGCATCCCTTTGCCGCTCTTGGAGGATGCGAACAAACATGCCGATCCGGACCGATTGCCGGTCGGTGAAGAGATCCATATTCCCGGTTTCATTCCGGAGGAGCATGCCATCCAAAAAGGGGATACCTATTGGGAGATCGCCCGGAGGTTGAACATTTCCCCCGGCGCTCTGGCCCTGCTGAATCCGGAGCATCATCCCGATCATTTGCCTGAAGGGGGCCGGATCCGGCTTCCGAAGAGGGTCGTCCGGCCGATCGTCACCGACCCCGGACAGTATGATTTCGCACGGCTGCAAAAGGATTTGCGACGGATCGAGGAAGTCTATCCGTTCATCTCCGTGGAGACCGTCGGAAGTTCCGTTTTGGCCCGTCCGCTTTTGGAAATCCGAACGGGCAGGGGAGAAAGGACCATCCATTTCAACGCCGCTTTTCACGCCAATGAATGGATCACCGTCCCGGTCCTGATGAGAATGTTCAACGAATTTCTGCTTGCCCTGACGAACGGAAATCCGCTTTGCGGGATTTTCGTCCTGCCTTTATACGAGAACAACGTTTTGTCCATCGTGCCGATGGTCAATCCGGACGGCGTGGATCTGGTCATCAACGGCCCCCCGGAAAAAGTCCGGGAGCAGGTCGTCCGCCTGAACGGCGGCAGCACCGATTTTTCCGGATGGAAGGCGAATATCCGCGGCGTGGATTTAAACGATCAATTCCCCGCCAATTGGAAAATTGAAAAGGAAAAGCGGGCCCAATGCCCGGGGCCGAGGGATTACCCGGGGGAGGCCCCGTTAACGGAACCGGAGGCTTCCTCCATGGGCCGGTTAACCCGGGAACGGGATTTTGCGAGGGTGTTTGCCCTCCATACCCAAGGCAAGGAATTTTATTGGGGGTATGAGGGGCTGGAGCCGCCCGAATCGGAAGCCTTGGCAAAGGAGTTCGCCAGGGTGAGCGGATACAAATCCGTCCGCTACGTAGACAGCCACGCCGGTTACAAGGACTGGTTTGTTCAGGAGTTCCGCCGGCCGGGATTTACGTTCGAACTCGGATCCGGCGTCAATC
- a CDS encoding LacI family DNA-binding transcriptional regulator, producing the protein MGYTIRDIASRAGVSKSTVSRVITGKGFASQEAREKVLKAIEELKYKPNGLARAMVSQKTNNIGVIIYRHQSSLRSDSIDETMIDSILKKAKDLRYSVFVTTDGEESLNAADFMLEKRVDGLILISSFRQKVIDYIDQFHVPCVVINGMIEKNNVFQMVIHDAKGGRYVADHLYQLGHRKIFVIIGSAEDKTHRMRFQGFSDRIHELGGHIEPENVWYSHSTSFDEGYQLLAKIWDQLVRKKPTAIFATDELLAMGAMKFLLEKGVQIPKDIAVVGFDGTDRSKMFHPSLTTVQVDKAKMGEDAVYHLDQLINKKDVKPTKIEYEPTLVVRESTNRP; encoded by the coding sequence GTGGGCTACACCATTCGAGACATCGCATCGCGGGCGGGGGTTTCGAAATCCACTGTATCGCGCGTCATCACCGGAAAAGGTTTTGCCAGCCAGGAGGCAAGGGAAAAGGTCTTAAAGGCGATCGAAGAGCTGAAGTACAAGCCGAACGGTTTAGCCAGAGCCATGGTTTCCCAAAAAACCAACAACATCGGGGTCATCATTTACCGGCATCAAAGCTCCCTGAGATCCGATTCCATCGATGAAACGATGATCGATTCGATCCTCAAAAAAGCGAAGGACCTCCGCTATTCGGTTTTCGTCACGACGGATGGGGAGGAATCCCTCAACGCCGCCGATTTCATGCTGGAGAAACGGGTGGATGGCCTGATCCTCATCAGCAGTTTTCGGCAAAAAGTCATCGATTACATCGATCAATTCCATGTTCCCTGTGTCGTGATCAACGGCATGATTGAAAAGAACAACGTCTTTCAGATGGTCATCCATGACGCGAAAGGCGGCCGTTATGTCGCCGACCACCTGTATCAGCTCGGCCACCGGAAAATCTTCGTCATCATCGGATCCGCCGAGGACAAAACCCACCGCATGCGTTTTCAAGGATTCAGCGACAGGATCCATGAATTGGGCGGCCATATTGAACCGGAGAACGTATGGTATTCCCATTCCACGTCTTTTGATGAAGGTTATCAGCTCCTGGCAAAGATCTGGGATCAATTGGTGCGTAAGAAACCGACGGCGATTTTCGCAACGGATGAACTCCTGGCCATGGGAGCGATGAAGTTCCTCCTGGAAAAAGGGGTGCAAATCCCGAAGGATATCGCCGTTGTCGGTTTTGACGGCACCGACCGGTCGAAGATGTTCCATCCGTCGTTGACCACCGTCCAAGTGGACAAAGCGAAAATGGGGGAAGATGCCGTCTATCATCTCGACCAATTGATCAATAAAAAAGATGTCAAGCCCACAAAGATCGAATACGAGCCGACCCTGGTCGTCCGTGAATCGACGAACCGCCCGTAA
- a CDS encoding carbohydrate ABC transporter permease translates to MNVQKSKWKLPAVMLGPFLLLILLFFFLPVLLIAVLAFTNMDSAMRWEFHGLENFRKMIADPNIGLILKNTAVYVGFTLLINVFFGFFLALFTTYFIQRESLGLFFRTVWMLPRISPPVVYVLLWLWFFDPSEYGILNSFRSLFGLPPEPWLNAGPMPAVIVANGLIGASFGMIIFSSAIKSIPKERFFAADVDGASHWSVIKDIIFPAIRWPFMFVTIWQFLSLLTSYEYILLLTDGGPLYGSEVLALYSYHKAFQHFEFGYGSAVSLILVIIAVVCSLLLWRFFGMKRMMGSAKIE, encoded by the coding sequence ATGAACGTGCAAAAGAGCAAATGGAAACTGCCCGCCGTCATGCTCGGGCCTTTTCTTCTTTTAATCTTGCTTTTCTTTTTCCTGCCAGTCCTCTTGATCGCCGTTTTGGCTTTTACCAATATGGACTCGGCCATGCGCTGGGAATTCCACGGACTGGAAAATTTCAGGAAGATGATCGCTGACCCGAACATCGGGCTGATTTTGAAGAACACGGCCGTCTACGTCGGTTTTACCCTGTTGATCAATGTGTTTTTCGGCTTTTTCCTCGCCCTGTTCACGACCTATTTTATTCAAAGGGAATCGCTGGGGCTGTTCTTCCGCACCGTTTGGATGCTGCCCCGCATCTCTCCTCCGGTCGTTTACGTCCTCCTGTGGCTATGGTTTTTTGATCCGAGCGAATACGGAATACTGAACAGCTTCCGTTCGCTTTTCGGTTTGCCGCCGGAACCGTGGCTGAACGCGGGGCCGATGCCGGCCGTGATCGTGGCCAACGGATTGATCGGCGCTTCCTTCGGGATGATCATCTTTTCCTCGGCGATCAAATCGATACCGAAGGAAAGGTTTTTCGCGGCCGACGTGGACGGCGCTTCCCATTGGTCGGTGATCAAGGATATCATCTTTCCGGCGATCCGCTGGCCGTTCATGTTCGTCACGATTTGGCAATTTCTTTCCCTGTTGACATCCTACGAATACATCCTGCTGCTCACCGACGGCGGCCCCTTGTACGGAAGCGAAGTATTGGCCCTCTATTCCTATCATAAAGCTTTCCAGCATTTTGAATTCGGATACGGTTCGGCCGTTTCCCTCATCCTTGTGATCATCGCCGTCGTCTGTTCATTGCTCCTGTGGAGGTTCTTCGGCATGAAAAGGATGATGGGTTCCGCAAAAATCGAATGA